One genomic segment of Alicycliphilus denitrificans K601 includes these proteins:
- a CDS encoding CoA transferase, whose amino-acid sequence MSQPTIQRQGPRGPLSGVRVLDLSAYIAGPYGCSLLADQGAEVIKIEPPVGDNLRKYPSTLEAESRAFLGVNRSKWGMVLDLKNEADHATLLRLVRGADVLVHNFRPGVPERLGIGFEQLTELHPRLIYCSVTGYGQQGPLKAKAGYDQVLQTMTGMCTMQGKAGGPPEILYGSVVDYYAAALVASGVASALYEREKSGLGQHVGVSLLRAALTMQSARLVWAEGEPREVGRDMRSGGITGIHPTQQGHLYLSANTQHFWAALCHKVGLPELASNERYDTVRKRAQHHAELVPLLRQALAARTALEWEALFGEEVPCAAARAVEDMFDHPQVLAEGLIERFEHPTLGSYRGFAGPLDFSRTPGPAPFAAPTLGQHTAALKESAASRAST is encoded by the coding sequence ATGAGCCAACCGACCATCCAGCGCCAGGGCCCGCGCGGCCCCTTGAGCGGCGTGCGCGTGCTCGACCTCAGCGCCTACATCGCCGGCCCCTACGGCTGCTCGCTGCTGGCCGACCAGGGCGCCGAGGTCATCAAGATCGAGCCGCCCGTGGGCGACAACCTGCGCAAGTACCCCTCGACGCTGGAGGCCGAAAGCCGTGCCTTCCTCGGCGTGAACCGCAGTAAATGGGGCATGGTGCTCGACCTCAAGAACGAAGCCGACCATGCCACGCTGCTGCGCCTGGTGCGCGGTGCCGACGTGCTGGTGCACAACTTCCGCCCCGGCGTGCCCGAGCGGCTGGGCATAGGCTTCGAACAGTTGACCGAGCTGCACCCGCGCCTCATCTACTGCAGCGTGACCGGCTACGGCCAGCAGGGCCCGCTCAAGGCCAAGGCCGGCTACGACCAGGTGCTGCAGACCATGACCGGCATGTGCACCATGCAGGGCAAGGCCGGAGGGCCGCCCGAGATCCTCTATGGCTCGGTGGTCGATTACTACGCCGCTGCGCTCGTGGCCAGCGGCGTGGCATCGGCCCTGTACGAGCGCGAGAAAAGCGGCCTGGGCCAGCATGTGGGCGTGTCGCTGCTGCGCGCCGCGCTCACCATGCAGTCGGCCCGCCTGGTCTGGGCCGAGGGCGAGCCGCGCGAAGTCGGGCGCGACATGCGCTCGGGCGGCATCACCGGCATCCACCCGACCCAACAGGGACATCTGTACCTGTCGGCCAACACCCAGCATTTCTGGGCCGCGCTGTGCCACAAGGTGGGCCTGCCCGAGCTGGCGAGCAACGAGCGCTACGACACCGTGCGCAAGCGCGCCCAGCACCATGCCGAACTGGTTCCGCTGCTGCGCCAGGCGCTGGCGGCGCGCACCGCGCTCGAATGGGAGGCCCTGTTCGGCGAGGAAGTGCCCTGCGCCGCGGCCCGCGCCGTCGAGGACATGTTCGACCACCCGCAGGTGCTGGCCGAGGGGCTGATCGAGCGCTTCGAGCACCCCACGCTGGGCAGCTACCGCGGCTTCGCGGGCCCCTTGGACTTCAGCCGCACGCCCGGCCCCGCGCCCTTCGCGGCGCCCACGCTGGGGCAGCACACGGCGGCATTGAAAGAGTCCGCCGCGTCGCGAGCAAGCACGTGA
- a CDS encoding amidohydrolase family protein, which produces MTSASGQPKLPAGACDAHLHVFDPRFPAEAPHAMRAHAAAADYRALRQRLQLQRAVVVQPRAHGIDNRVTLDAIQALGPQQTRGIAVLRPDVQEAQLQSLHDGGIRGIRFSLYTDRDAMVSLDMLEPLARRVAALGWHVQLHWRADQIADQRGLLERLPCALVFDHMARLPVHEGRRHPAFDVVRGLVQQGRAWVKLSGPYLNSAAGLATGYADGDALARAWVREAPERLVWGSDWPHVTERANPPDTAMLLAMLQRWIPDDATRERVLVANAAELYGFE; this is translated from the coding sequence GTGACCTCCGCTTCAGGCCAACCCAAGCTGCCAGCCGGTGCCTGCGACGCGCACCTGCATGTCTTCGACCCGCGCTTTCCCGCCGAGGCACCGCACGCCATGCGGGCCCACGCCGCCGCTGCCGACTACCGGGCGCTGCGCCAGCGCCTGCAGCTGCAGCGCGCCGTGGTCGTGCAGCCGCGCGCGCATGGCATCGACAACCGCGTCACGCTCGACGCCATCCAGGCATTGGGCCCACAGCAAACGCGCGGCATCGCGGTGCTGCGGCCCGATGTTCAAGAGGCGCAGCTGCAGTCGCTGCACGATGGCGGCATACGCGGCATACGCTTCTCGCTCTATACCGACCGCGATGCCATGGTGAGCCTGGACATGCTGGAACCCCTGGCGCGGCGCGTGGCGGCGCTGGGCTGGCATGTGCAGCTGCACTGGCGCGCCGACCAGATCGCCGACCAGCGCGGCTTGCTGGAGCGCCTGCCGTGCGCCCTGGTCTTCGACCACATGGCGCGGCTGCCCGTGCACGAAGGCAGGCGCCACCCCGCCTTCGACGTGGTGCGTGGCCTGGTGCAGCAAGGCCGTGCGTGGGTCAAGCTCTCGGGCCCCTACCTCAACAGCGCTGCGGGACTGGCCACCGGTTACGCCGACGGCGACGCACTAGCCCGGGCCTGGGTGCGCGAGGCGCCCGAGCGCCTGGTCTGGGGCAGCGACTGGCCGCACGTGACCGAAAGGGCCAACCCGCCCGACACCGCCATGCTGCTGGCCATGCTCCAGCGCTGGATACCCGACGACGCCACGCGCGAACGGGTGCTCGTGGCCAACGCGGCCGAACTCTATGGATTTGAATGA
- a CDS encoding tripartite tricarboxylate transporter substrate binding protein — MTPSRRRFAMAATAALAAFSGLAHADAPYPARPITMVVPYPPGGSNDVFARQVAKELSDLLKQPVVVDNRPGASGNTGTGYVAKAAPDGYTIVAVSSSMTTNAAVQAKLPFDPVKSFAPVAMFAKGPFVVAVNKDFPARTPAELVREVKAHPGQYNYATSGTGSVNHFATELLRSMAPGFDITHVPYKGQGPAVTDVIGNQVQMMISSGPSILPMVRGGKLRAIGITSLAPSPIAPDLTPMATAVPGYEFDLWWGLLAPAGTPPAIVNQLNQAVNQVLAKPEIKASFLREGAIVQPVTPAQFADIIQRDVKRWQTLAKERNITAD, encoded by the coding sequence GCGTTCTCGGGCCTGGCCCATGCCGACGCGCCCTATCCAGCCAGGCCCATCACCATGGTCGTGCCCTACCCGCCCGGCGGCTCCAACGACGTGTTCGCGCGCCAGGTGGCCAAGGAGCTGAGCGACCTGCTCAAGCAGCCCGTGGTGGTGGACAACCGCCCCGGCGCCAGCGGCAACACCGGGACCGGCTATGTGGCCAAGGCCGCACCGGACGGCTACACCATCGTGGCGGTATCGTCGAGCATGACCACCAACGCCGCCGTGCAGGCCAAACTGCCGTTCGACCCGGTCAAGAGCTTCGCCCCCGTGGCCATGTTCGCCAAGGGGCCGTTCGTGGTGGCGGTGAACAAGGACTTTCCGGCCAGGACACCCGCCGAGCTGGTGCGCGAGGTCAAGGCCCACCCCGGCCAGTACAACTACGCCACCTCGGGCACCGGCAGCGTGAACCATTTCGCCACCGAGCTGCTGCGCTCCATGGCGCCGGGCTTCGACATCACCCACGTGCCTTACAAGGGCCAAGGCCCGGCCGTGACGGACGTGATCGGCAACCAGGTGCAGATGATGATCTCCAGCGGCCCGTCGATCCTGCCCATGGTTCGGGGCGGCAAGCTGCGCGCCATCGGCATCACCAGCCTCGCACCCAGCCCCATCGCGCCGGACCTCACGCCCATGGCCACGGCCGTTCCGGGCTACGAGTTCGACCTGTGGTGGGGACTGCTGGCGCCCGCAGGCACGCCGCCGGCCATCGTGAACCAGCTCAACCAGGCCGTGAACCAGGTGCTGGCCAAGCCCGAGATCAAGGCCAGCTTCCTGCGCGAAGGCGCCATCGTCCAGCCCGTCACGCCCGCGCAGTTCGCCGACATCATCCAACGCGACGTGAAGCGCTGGCAGACCCTGGCCAAGGAACGCAACATCACCGCTGACTGA